A region of the Hylaeus volcanicus isolate JK05 chromosome 5, UHH_iyHylVolc1.0_haploid, whole genome shotgun sequence genome:
AAACGACACGATTTACCAAAACAACGTGGACAACAAAAGAGAGCAACACATGACACGCATGTTACAACTTCCAGTAAACTTGATTTAACATTCTTCAAAGTGATTACCGGGGGTGTTGCAGATCTAATCACGATACGATCCAAATTTCGTGCGAATCGATACCAATAAATCTGTCAGTAAACAATGACGGTATTATTCGACCGACTGTATCGGCAAAACcttatagaaaaagaataaaaagtaaatagcACGAAATAACAACCCTTGTTCATTTCGTTCTCTGAAAAcgattgcaaaataaaattgtccgATTCTCGATTGATAAGAGaagcgataaaaaaatatttggctCGGCTAGCATTTGGTACGGATTCCAGAAATTTCGATACCTTGCGAATAGATCTACCATGAAACCACCGATATGAAAGTATAGCGAGTCGGTAGatccattttaaaaaacaggTAGTCGTAAAGATGTTTGTTAACATTTCCGTTTGATCCACAAAACTGCCACGGTCAGCATGTATTGTAAACTATCGTGACCCacttattagttttttttttgcagcactttgttttaaaaaaataatcaatgtTATTGCCGCCACCGCGTTATGGCGCAATGGATTCAAGACAAACATCAACATTTCATCTCTAccatatttgtatacatacattcAATACAACGTTAACATTAACTGAGATTAAGAAAAGGCATAATTTACATTGTCGCCGTGTGTTGATCCAAGTCATGAACCAGAGGACACTGAGTTGTGCACGCATAGCGTGTGTTCTTATAGTGTGTGGTATATGTCTTTACGCGATCACTTTACATTATTACACTCTTTTTTTCAGTCCGCACGCTTCCCAAAATCCTGGAAGGGGTAGTAGAAATTCCtcgtatgaaaatttcatgcgGATGCAATCTTACCTTAAACCTAAATGCTATACCTTACCATAACTATAAGTGCAATTTTTAACCCTCTCTCTTAATGGCACCTGGTGCTTCTGCTAACCCCTTAACTTTGAGTCGGTCGGCAGTTTTAAGAAACGCAGGCAATTGATCCTGCGAAACATTAACCTCTCCTGCATACATGAATTCCAAAATAGCTTGGAGGTGGCTGTACGCTACAtcttttagaataataatggGATGTTTGGACGGATTTTCCTACAAAAACCCAATGTATAACCATCTTGCTCTGAAGAACTTGCATTTGACTTATCCTTACGATAACCTACCTCTAATAAAGACTTAAAATAAGGACTACAGGCAGACAACACCATCTTATGTGCTTTACAGGTCTGACCATCGCAAGCTAACGTCACATccgtgaaacttttttcatctcgtaaatgtttaaacgacGATACCATATTAGATTGGAAATCATtccatttaagaaaaaattgttgctgTTCATCTGCCATTATTGACACCTGATGTCCCAATAATCTTTGCTTGAGTTTGTAAGCTGAAAAAGATTACCGTCGATAACGTAACTTTCTAGTTTCTACGAAGCAGGACATTACATAAACACGATAAACATAAGGGCAGCTAGGACGAGAAACCAAAGGACACGTTAAACGAAGAGCTAAGCGTACACACGGTGAACCAAAAAAAGAACTTGCTGTATATccaaaaaaagaattacattTGTCAATCGAGGAAGGAAGAATGCTATTCCAGAATGAATACAACACACGGCTTTGTTGTGTCGCGCGGAATTCGGTGTACCAGATTTCGTTTAGGTTAAGCCCAAAACACATTCAACAGTTTGCATCCAACGCGTACCGTGGGCGTTTATTGAATCGAAAACgaaaacagagaaagagaTATCATGCCACAAAGCACCTTCGTTTTATCCAAAAATCGGAAAACCCCACGAGAAACGTTTTATTCGCATTTTGTCATAACAATACGTTTACATCCGACGGGGACGTTCCGTCAAAGGCACTCGCGCTGGCAGGAAACTCGCGTGGAAATTAACCTAACGAAACTCGTTACTCACCCGGGGCTAACGGTCCAGTGAATCCTCAGAGTTAACGGTGAATCACAAAAGGAACgcgaaaaatatatacactaCCGAAAAGTTTTTACACGAATGTTACGATTTTTTTGTTGTGGCTAATATCACGTCGAAGAAATTCGGTCGAATTCGGATCTTTCCGTCGAGAGTCGGTTCGCGAATGCCATACCGACTGCCAGTGGACTCGTTTCCATGCGCGAGATGTCGCCGCGGCCGTCGTTTCCAACGTTCGAAATTTTTCGTTCTTAAATGTCAATCCAAAATTGTATAGCGACGTCAGCGCGCcgtttaaaatacataaaagtcTTGTCATAAGGCGCGAAGATAGAACAAGGGTTTCATTATTTCGCGTAATCGAGATAACATCTTAAATTCATTTGCAAATTTTACCTTTCACAAAAGACCACTATAAACTCtatgaaatatgaaacatGAAGCTCTTAGTTCTTTCGTTATAATAGTATACTTTCTAAGTTATCCCGAAGGATCAaatcacattttcatttaacatttaCGAACTTTATATCGTGATTGAGAGAATAGTTAATTAGGAAGTtccaaaaatagaaaagaagaaaagattgtgaaaattgaattttctttgtttcaaataagtgtataaatttataatccCACGACAAAATGTCAAGAGCACCCTATATAAAGTATGAAGCATTTCCAAACGGTCAATTCCGTGCAAAAGGATCTCGCGCCCATTACCGATTACTTTGTTGCAGCTAATTGCGCAATCTCACGCAAGCAATTGGACAGATATCAGCATACGCGCTGACAAATCGAATGTGCCCGCTCTTACAGAGAAATCGGTTCCGATCCAGTGATCAACGACGACTGCAAGATAATCGTCGATTATCCTTCTTATGAAACGAATCGAGTCGTCGACGTATAATCGCTGTAAAAAAGATATAACGAGTTAATGAACCTGTTGGGTTTAGAAAGACGAAAGTCAAGATTGTCGGGTGACTAAGTTCGGTAAAACCCAAGCAATCGACCAAATGTGGTCCTGTCGCTAATGGAAAGACACTCCTGCAGGCTGATCTACAATGATATCCAATTAACGGTATCTTAAGGGGCATTCTCATTAGAATAGCGATTAATTGGGTAATTATTGGGACtatttaaaacgaaaagttCGAGTTACTCgtcgtaataaatattttagaaacaaagaaattattaaagtatacAAGTGGTTCTTTCGGGTCTATAAGAGCAATTCATGTATTGAATACTTGTATGCTCATCGTCACGTTCAGATTTTCGTTGTCATTTCGTTCAAAGCCTGCGAGGCACTTTTTCACCAAATGCCCACTGTATAATGGTTCATAACTTGGTTTAATTGCCTTCGGAACCGTTTCAGGTATTTCAGGTTTATGGTGGGATTCGTTCGATTTACATTCGGGTAATCGAAGAGCGCGCAGACCTAAGTTCGACCATGGAGGCATTTACGATTTCAGTAACTTCTAATTTGGAGAGTCAATGATTACGCTACTATACAATACCTTCTTAACTTTACAGATCAAAAGGTATAGTTCCCtaaataattgcatttattGAAAGACCTTCCCAACAGTCCACCGTTATCCAAACACGTCACAAAGGTGTTTGTCACTTACAAAACACTTAAACGTGAGGAAGTggtccaaaaaaaaaaaaaagaattaaactGCGGAAAGTGTCGATTTCCGGTGGAAAATTCATCACTCTAAAAGGGACCCGATGTTCTCGTGTATAAGTTCTTATAAATAGAACCGAGAAAGGCGAGCAGCACCGGAAAAGTTTTCCTGTCGCGCGATGCCGCGACGGGACGGCAGCGTGTCAAGCGCGTAAGACGGACAAAGAGAGATCGCGGAGCCCGCGAGCGAGCACAGCGAGGCAGAGGGCGAGGGAGAGAGGGGAAGGGAGGAGATAGAAAGGAGCGAGAGTGAGATAGAAAGAGTGAATCGAAAGAGAATCGGAGAGCGCGAGCTCAATCCGTTGAGGAGGAGGGGGAAGACCGCGACTCTTAGCGCGGATCGCACCGCGAGGAACGAGGGGGCTggaggggcggggggggggggggggggagagcgGTTAGAGGGAAGCGCGAGCGCAAGCGCAATGAGGCATGGAGTTGCTCTCGACGCGCGCCACATTGAAAGCTTGCGACATGCCGCGAAGCGGTTCAGTCGCGCGCCAGCTATCGTGCGGGTGGTATCGTTTGCCTTGTTTTAGTCGGCGTCCCTTGTGGTGTTGACCGTGTGTCGAGCACGAAAAAAAAGCCCGCGTAGGCGTGGTGAACAATCGCGCGCGTTTACGCGAAACGTGTCAAGTCGCGCGATCGAGAAGCTTCGCGGTTTTTAGCCAAGTGTGACGGAAAAGCGACACACGCCGCGAACCGGGACCGCATCGTCCTCGAAAATTGGAATAGTCCGAGGGTCGAGTTTTGCTACTCTTGGACCAGTGTCAGATCTATCTGCTCCGTCCGCGCGCAGGGAAAATTCCCGACTCGCGACGCCGTTCGAGGTCGTTTCTCGCGGCGAAGTTTCCTGCAGCTGCGCGTTTCGCTCAGCTAGACGTTTCCCTGGGACAACGTGTCACCGTGTCGAGGAACGCTCGAGGGGACTCGTGGTCAGAGCCCTTTggtgaaagaaaagaaaatcgcgGATAGACCGATAATTGCGTATCTGTGATGTGCGAGTGAGCGATGGAGTCGCCAGTCATGTACGATTCAGCGGCCCACCAGGCCCAGGCCCATGGGGCGGCCGATCTCAAGAAGGCTCAGGTGCTCgccaacaacaacaacaatcaTCCGAGTAACAACAACAACGCCAACGCGGCGAACAACAACAACTCCGCGTTGCAGGTGAATCACAATCACAGCCAGCAGCAGACCAGCGCGGTGGTGAGCAAGGTCTCCGCGAGCAAGGCTAGCCTTCACCAACAGTACGCGGAACACTGCGCAGCGGCCGGCGAGCTCACGGACCTGAACACGCCTGAAATCTCGTTGGATCTCCAACACTTAATCGACGACAGTCACTTCAACGACGGCCTGTTGGACATGCTAGGCGCGAACAACGGCGCCGTCAAGCATGTCAGAACGCCAGGTTACCCGCGCACCACGTTAGCCTACATGCCTCAACCGGTGCACAGCGGCGCGAGTTACCATCAAGGGAGCAACAGCTGCAGCGACAGCAACAGCTCGAGCTCCGAGTCGCCCAGCATCAAAGAAGAGCCCCTCGACCCGGCGGATTATCGTCGCCACTGCCCTCAGTATCCACCAGGAGGTTACAGCCCAGTGACCAATGGACCGTTCGCCAACGGTGCGCCAACCTTCACCACTCTGACGCCTTCCACGGTGCCTGGCGGTCACCCTGGCGCGCCAGTTCACCAACCACCGCCCCGTGGTGGTCCCATGAAGCCAGTGATGGCTCATCAACATCACGCCAACTCAGCCGCAGCAGCCGCCAGGAAACAGAGCAAGGCCATCGACAAGGCGAGCGACGAGTACAGAAGACGACGCGAGAGGAACAACATCGCCGTGAGGAAGAGCCGCGAGAAGGCGAAGGTGCGATCGCGGGAAACCGAGGAGAAGGTGAAGCTTCTGGTGAAGGACAACGACCTGCTCAAAAAGAGGATCGAGCTGCTCACCGAGGAGCTCAACGTGCTCAGGTCCCTCTTCAGCAGCGTCGGCGTGGTGCCCGAGCAACTCCACCGCGAGATCTCCAGGCACCTCGACCAGTTCCAGCAGCACGCGGTGGGACCCATGTAGCAGCGCACAAAGTCGTCCTCGAGCGACGTTGAGACGTCCCGTCGCGGCTATCGCGCCTTTCTCTCGTCCACCGTCGACCTTCGTCCCTTGCCTTTCGGCCCCATACGATTGTGAAGAGCAGTCGCTGCGAACGGGACTTCCGCTTCCCAGGGGCCCGATGGTCCCCGTTCTCGATCCACTCGCGAGTATACGAATAAAGGACGGAGATAGACGACGCTACGCGTCTTTGTCTCCACGAGTCGAAGAACGCGAGGTGCACACGTGCGTGGTTCGAGGCGCGTTGGTGGATAGGatcagtggttcttaaccttatCGAGCTCGAGACATCGTTTCCAAGATGGATCTTAGGCGTTATTTAGGTAGAGACACGCCTGGTGTACGATTCTGGAGAATCGTTGTAGGAGGAATTCGGTAATAGATCGATTGGAATGTTTAGTATAGATTCGATGAAGGGAGGAAtgtatcgattatttattttgtttattggtTTTCCGCCTAAATGAAAGTGAAGTTCGTGGGAccaatagaaattatatgGCGTTCCGTCCTAGATCCGTCGAGGGACTCGCGAATGAGACTCTCCGGGCGGATCCTGCCTTAGACGCGCCTCCCAGTCggggaatatattttaaatatgtcgattaatgttaaatatttcggGGTCTCTTTGGTGgagcaataataaaaagggAACAGAAATTTTCAGATCGATGTTTTTACAGTATTTCACAGAGAATCTGAAAGGTGTATGAATTTATCATATATTTTACTCTCTAGTGTCCGAATGTTCTCATGGACAATAGCCATTGAATTTTACTGAATCGAATTGAATTCATCTACATTCGAACTTGTTAGAATAAGAGAATATAACTGGTGCTCGTTTCGAAGTAAATTCGTTCCTTCGTCGAGTCATAATATATGAAAACAAACGATCTATCTATGTTGTTATGgactcgaaaaaaaaaatggttaagGACCACTGAGTTCGGGAAACATCGAGGCAACGGAGAACGGAGACCACGAGTAAGGAAACTCGTGAGAAACTTTCGCGATTTTCTCGGGGATAGCTTTTTCAGCAGCTGGGACTCGGTCGACTATTTCGTGTGCAAAAGTGCCCCTGCTCGCAGCGAACTGTTTTATACCGAGTGCACCAGGACACTTCCCTCACCCCGTTCGCCCCcggaaacgaagaaacgcCTGCGCGTCGCGGTCATCTTCTTGCACCTCGAGAAAAACGCGCGCTAGATAGGTGAAAACTGAAAACTGATCGAGGATCGGTGTTGGGCTGACAATAATCTTGATAATCAGTAATCACGGTTAACGATTAATGAACAATCGCACTCCACTCTCAGAGATTATACCTGATTTACGATTGAagattacaaaaatagtttACGATTGCGAATGCAGTTTACGACTACGATTAACCTGAAGTTAGAGAAATCACTGCCCAACTCTGATGGAAGTCGCGGTTCAGATCCTATCGATCTTCGTTTCATCCCCCAATTCTCTTCCCCACTATTTTCGTATCTACCTTTTGCAAGTACGTAAAGACTGGGTGGTTCGGGTGCCACAGAGATGGGCGGAATTCTATTTGAGCAacgaatgacgaataaatCGTCCACGCAGCGATTTCttcgattatttatacgattgaaattcatacaaatttctatGAACTCAACGCGAAAGACTACTCGACTGTGTACC
Encoded here:
- the LOC128876699 gene encoding longitudinals lacking protein-like isoform X2, encoding MADEQQQFFLKWNDFQSNMVSSFKHLRDEKSFTDVTLACDGQTCKAHKMVLSACSPYFKSLLEENPSKHPIIILKDVAYSHLQAILEFMYAGEVNVSQDQLPAFLKTADRLKVKGLAEAPGAIKREG
- the LOC128876699 gene encoding longitudinals lacking protein-like isoform X1 gives rise to the protein MCFGLNLNEIWYTEFRATQQSRVLYSFWNSILPSSIDKSYKLKQRLLGHQVSIMADEQQQFFLKWNDFQSNMVSSFKHLRDEKSFTDVTLACDGQTCKAHKMVLSACSPYFKSLLEENPSKHPIIILKDVAYSHLQAILEFMYAGEVNVSQDQLPAFLKTADRLKVKGLAEAPGAIKREG
- the LOC128876664 gene encoding CCAAT/enhancer-binding protein codes for the protein MESPVMYDSAAHQAQAHGAADLKKAQVLANNNNNHPSNNNNANAANNNNSALQVNHNHSQQQTSAVVSKVSASKASLHQQYAEHCAAAGELTDLNTPEISLDLQHLIDDSHFNDGLLDMLGANNGAVKHVRTPGYPRTTLAYMPQPVHSGASYHQGSNSCSDSNSSSSESPSIKEEPLDPADYRRHCPQYPPGGYSPVTNGPFANGAPTFTTLTPSTVPGGHPGAPVHQPPPRGGPMKPVMAHQHHANSAAAAARKQSKAIDKASDEYRRRRERNNIAVRKSREKAKVRSRETEEKVKLLVKDNDLLKKRIELLTEELNVLRSLFSSVGVVPEQLHREISRHLDQFQQHAVGPM